CAGGTCGACCGAGCAGAGCCGAACCCCCAAGGCAAACATCATCAGCGGAATACAGATCTGCCCCAGCATATCGATGGGTATCGATGCCCATTGCGGTAATGGCAACGACAACAGACTCCAGGCCAGGCCCAACAGGGTGGCAATAATCATGGGAATACGCAGGATATTGATCAGGCGAGTACGATGATCAATCACATACAATCCCAGGGTGAAATGCAGCACCATTTCGACAATAAACAGAACCACACCGATGGCCATGGCTTGCTCGCCAAAGGCCAGCACAATCAGCGGAATACCCAAATTACCGGAATTGTTGAACATCATGGGAGGCAGGAAGGCGCGAGGATTAAAGCCGGCCAGGCGAGCCACAGGCCAGAGCAACAGACCGGAACCCAACACCACCACGACCGCGCCGATAATCAGGTTGCCATAGGCGGCCAGATCAAAGCTTTTCGCCGACATCACCGAAAAGATCAACGCCGGACAAAAAAGATCCATATTCATTTTATTGGCAGCACTGATATCAGGCTTCTGGAAACGCCCGTAGAGATAACCGGCGGTGACAATAATCACCAACGGCGCGACCGTCAGCAGTACGCGCTCAAACACCATAAATTGAATTCCTGTCGAGAACCTGAAGCCTTGTTAAACGGCCACTACGCTCACACATCAAACCAAAGTGAGCAATACTCCCTTAGGCAAAGAACCGGTCATCCATCCTAAACGGCTTCAATCCCAATAACCCGTTCGCAACCAGGGTTTGGAGTACCAGTAAAAGCGCTTGCCCCGCCGATCCGGAGCAGTGCAGTTGTATCGGCTACGACCCGGCAGCACGTCCTGCTCGGCACGGGCGCGCAGTCTTACAGCGGTCTCACCATCGAGCTCGATGTCATCGACTTCGACCGGAACCCGGCCCTGGCCGCTGGCAAAACAGGCCAACTGGTGCGCACGATAATTGCCAGGGGCTAACTGCAACTCCAGCGAGGGACGAATGTCATCACCTTCCTCGAGAATCATGGAGGAAGGCGTCTCGGCCAATACGGGCAACGGCAAGGACCAGAGCTTAAGCGCCATATTATCTTTCCCGGCGTAGGCGCCGGACGAAGGGAATCGAGGCAAAAAACCAAAGTCTGACAACTCTCCCATCGCTCCGGATTGCTGCCCAAACGCAGCATAGCCCAGGGTTTCAACCAGCTGCTGGGTCTGCGGATCCACCTCACCGTAAGGGTAAGCAAATAACCGGGGTTGCTCGCCCAGCTCGGCATCGATGCGCGCCTGCGCCTGTTCAATTTCTTCTCGCAGGCGTTGGGTTCTGGTGGCTTCGTCTTCGCCCTCGAGCAAACGAGGCATATGCAGATGGGTGACGGTGTGATTGCCAACGACCGCATTGGCAGCCACCATTTCCCGCAACTGGTCCCAACTCAGACTAAGGCGGCCACCCGCATCAACAAACTCGGTACTGACAAAAATCGTAAAGGGCCAGTCTCGCTCCTTGAGCAAAGGAAAGGCCTGCTCATAAACCGAGGCATAGGCATCATCGAAGGTGATTGCGACCACCCGATCGGGAACTGGCTCTCTGTTTTTTAACGCCTGCACCAGACGCGGTAAGGGCCAGACAGTAAAACCATTGTTATCGATGTATTCCAGATGGGCGCGAAAGTCTTTCAGGCGGGTCGAGGTACTATGAGGTGTGCTGTCATCAACATGATGATACTGCAGCACCACGCCATGGTTAGGCTCCGATGCCATTAGTCCTGTCGATACCGCAAGCAATGCTCCCGCGAGTAGGTTTGCGCCGCGCACGATCCAGTTCATGAGTTCCATCCAGCCAGATTTAAAATAGTCGGGTCAATCTATCATAGCCTGAATGCACATGCTCGACCGCGTTTGTGATGACATCCAGTGCCGTCAGGACTACACTGCGGCCATCTCTCATCTCTATTGTCAGTGCCCTCATGAAGCTACCCTTTGCGCTTGCACTTGCCGCCCTGATCAACCTGCTTGCGGTAACCGTGCAAGCTGCCCCTGTCACCCTGATCTACTCGTCCAATCTCGATGGCGAACTGGAACCCTGCGGCTGCACAGAGTCCGGTGACATGGGCGGGCTCAAGCGTCGTGCCAGCGTGCTGGAAGCCCTGCGAAAAGACAATCCGGAGCTGGTGGTTATATCCGCCGGCGGGCTGCTGTCCGCCCAGATGACCAGCAACCCGATCAAGAACCGCTACATATTAAGTGCCATTGATCAACTCGACTACGACGTCGTGGGTTTGCAGTGGACCGACCTGTCCTATGGTTTCCAGGCCCTGAACTCTGCCCCGCTGCCCTGGGTGGCCAGCAACTGGCACGATGAGCAATTCGCCAAAGCCATCAAGATCGAGCGTGCACAGGCGAGTCTGCATTACTTCCAATGGCTGGATCCGAAGCAGTCTCCCTATCGCCAGATGGGTACCGGTAACTACAAAACCCAGGCCAATCCGGAAACCTTGATGCAAGCCCTTAAGGTGGCGCGCCAACACAACGGCACCACCGTTGTTGGCACCACGTTGACCCTTGAGCGGGCCCGGCAAGAGCTGCCCCTGGAATTGATTGACCTGTTGCTGATCGAAGCCCGCTATGAAGAGCTCGGCGAACCACAACTTTTAACCACCGGTAACTCAGCCAGCACCCTGGTCATTCAGCCGGGCTCTCGAGGCATGCGCCTGGGCCAACTCGATCTGGAGATCGCAACAAACGGACGCATAAAGAGCTGGCAACATCAGGAGATCAAACTTCCCCCCAGTGTCGGGGACGCGCCTTCGATGGCTGACTGGTACAGCGCCTATAACGAAGAGATCAAGCGCTATTACCAGCAACGTGTTGAGCAAAGAAAGGCGTTAAGGGACGGGTCGAGTCCGTTTCTGGGTAATGGTCAATGCGCTGCCTGCCACAGCACCAGTGCGGCTCTCTGGAAACAGAGCGAACATGCCAAGGCCATCGCCGACCTGCAAGCCGTGGGTAAATCCTACGATCCGGAATGTCTCGCCTGCCATACATTGGGGCTCAACACCGAGGGGGGCTATCTGGACCAACTGAGCACACCTCATTTGGCCAACGTGCTCTGTGAAAACTGCCACGGCGCGGGTCGCGAACACGTCGAATCGGTGGGGCAAATTCCGCCTCCGATCCCCAGACCCAATGAGGCGAACTGCCAGCAGTGCCATAACCGTTCTCACAGCCCCGAATTCAATTTTCCGACCTATTGGGACAAAATCCGCCACGGTAAGGAAGCCACTCTGCCTTAACTCCACGATCAGGCGACAGACACGAAAGTGGCGCACCATAGAAAATCAATCACCCATTAGATCGCCAGTGCATCCAGCTGTTGCTCGGCACGACTGAATCCCCGGGCAAACTGGTCGTCGCCCATATTGAGCCCTTCGGCGTAGATAAACTGAACATCGGTGATGCCGATAAAGGCCAGTACATCTTTCAGGTAAGCCGTTTGGGTATCCGCCGCCGTGCCCTGATACTGCCCGCCTCGGGCGGCCAACACGTAAGCCTTTTTGCCCTTCAGCAAACCCTCGGGACCCTGCTCGGTATAACGAAAAGTCAGACCGGCTCGTGCGATATGGTCGATCCAGGCTTTCAAGGTGGAAGGAATGCCGAAGTTGTACATCGGCACCCCCAGCACCAGAACATCGCTCTCTTTCAGCTCCTGTACCAGGGCATCGGAGCGGGCCACCAGCGTCTGCTGTTCAACACTGCGCTGATCTTCCGGGGTAAAAAAAGCACCTACCATGGCTTCATCCAGATGCGGGATTGGCTGGCTCGCCATATCACGCTGCTGAATCTGATCATCGGGGTGGTGCTGGCGCCAGCGCGCCAGGAAGTTTTCGGTCAGTGCGGTTGAATTGGCGCCTTCGCGGCGCAGACTGCTATTGATTACCAGTACATTCGACATATTGCCCTCTCTTTAATCGCGTCTGTGTGTAAACGCCGATTACTTGCTGATGGAACATAGGGCTATTGTAGAGGGCCGACCAAAGACTGATAGCGGAAAGAAATGAG
The DNA window shown above is from Aestuariirhabdus haliotis and carries:
- a CDS encoding FMN-dependent NADH-azoreductase yields the protein MSNVLVINSSLRREGANSTALTENFLARWRQHHPDDQIQQRDMASQPIPHLDEAMVGAFFTPEDQRSVEQQTLVARSDALVQELKESDVLVLGVPMYNFGIPSTLKAWIDHIARAGLTFRYTEQGPEGLLKGKKAYVLAARGGQYQGTAADTQTAYLKDVLAFIGITDVQFIYAEGLNMGDDQFARGFSRAEQQLDALAI
- a CDS encoding AEC family transporter is translated as MVFERVLLTVAPLVIIVTAGYLYGRFQKPDISAANKMNMDLFCPALIFSVMSAKSFDLAAYGNLIIGAVVVVLGSGLLLWPVARLAGFNPRAFLPPMMFNNSGNLGIPLIVLAFGEQAMAIGVVLFIVEMVLHFTLGLYVIDHRTRLINILRIPMIIATLLGLAWSLLSLPLPQWASIPIDMLGQICIPLMMFALGVRLCSVDLTDWKIGLTGAIACPLSGVICAALVLLWLPLGPVESAALLVFGALPPAVLNYMVAEQYNLEPARVASIVMLGNLASLVTIPLVLSYVLS
- a CDS encoding polysaccharide deacetylase family protein; protein product: MNWIVRGANLLAGALLAVSTGLMASEPNHGVVLQYHHVDDSTPHSTSTRLKDFRAHLEYIDNNGFTVWPLPRLVQALKNREPVPDRVVAITFDDAYASVYEQAFPLLKERDWPFTIFVSTEFVDAGGRLSLSWDQLREMVAANAVVGNHTVTHLHMPRLLEGEDEATRTQRLREEIEQAQARIDAELGEQPRLFAYPYGEVDPQTQQLVETLGYAAFGQQSGAMGELSDFGFLPRFPSSGAYAGKDNMALKLWSLPLPVLAETPSSMILEEGDDIRPSLELQLAPGNYRAHQLACFASGQGRVPVEVDDIELDGETAVRLRARAEQDVLPGRSRYNCTAPDRRGKRFYWYSKPWLRTGYWD
- a CDS encoding cytochrome c family protein; translation: MKLPFALALAALINLLAVTVQAAPVTLIYSSNLDGELEPCGCTESGDMGGLKRRASVLEALRKDNPELVVISAGGLLSAQMTSNPIKNRYILSAIDQLDYDVVGLQWTDLSYGFQALNSAPLPWVASNWHDEQFAKAIKIERAQASLHYFQWLDPKQSPYRQMGTGNYKTQANPETLMQALKVARQHNGTTVVGTTLTLERARQELPLELIDLLLIEARYEELGEPQLLTTGNSASTLVIQPGSRGMRLGQLDLEIATNGRIKSWQHQEIKLPPSVGDAPSMADWYSAYNEEIKRYYQQRVEQRKALRDGSSPFLGNGQCAACHSTSAALWKQSEHAKAIADLQAVGKSYDPECLACHTLGLNTEGGYLDQLSTPHLANVLCENCHGAGREHVESVGQIPPPIPRPNEANCQQCHNRSHSPEFNFPTYWDKIRHGKEATLP